The Streptomyces sp. NBC_00670 genome window below encodes:
- a CDS encoding acetoacetate--CoA ligase: MTVENQYGGGRDHAVTGLGQDPSALGAFCRRLREKRGLDFADYGELHRWSVTDLPGFWSAVQQYLGVPFRTAYRDVLEEERMPGARWFPGVRTNYADGLLADGDPREPALITVREDGTAAPLPLGEFRRQVASLARSLNSLGVGVGDRVAGCLPNGAEAAVAFYAAASIGAVWASVGADHGPDAAAARLAPLAPKVLIAVDGYRHAGVDRDRGPAVAALREAVGPAHTVLVPRLRPTVPPDCLDWRELTAGEAALEPVAVPFDHPLWVLFSSGTTGAPKGLVHSHGGVQLEMYKTLKLHWDLGPGSRVLWATSPSWVIWNLLVSAPLVGATAVLYEGSPTFPDTAGLWRAASAHRVTHFGTSPGFLAACERAGIVPGRLCDLSALRQIIATGSPVPASAHAWVTARVGRHVPLVVISGGTDVVGALVGGAPTVPVVPGEISAPCLGVAVEAWDPHGRRLVNEMGELVVTRPMPSMPVALWGDDSGERHRQAYFAPYPGTWRHGDWITRTERNTVVVHGRSDATLNRNGVRMGSADIYAAVEDLPEILEALVVGAELPDGGYWMPLFVALREGAELDDGLRDRVRRAIRRRASPRHVPDEILAVPAVPHTRTGKKLEVPVKRILMGADPGTVVAPAAVDDPEALEFFVRLAEHRAPRG; this comes from the coding sequence GCAGCAGTACCTCGGCGTACCGTTCCGCACCGCCTACCGGGACGTACTGGAGGAGGAACGGATGCCGGGGGCCCGCTGGTTCCCCGGCGTCCGCACCAACTACGCCGACGGACTGCTCGCGGACGGCGATCCGCGGGAACCGGCACTGATCACCGTCCGCGAGGACGGCACCGCCGCACCCCTGCCCCTCGGCGAGTTCCGCCGCCAAGTGGCCTCGTTGGCACGCTCGTTGAACTCTCTGGGAGTCGGCGTGGGCGACCGGGTGGCCGGCTGCCTCCCCAACGGCGCCGAGGCGGCGGTCGCCTTCTACGCGGCCGCGAGCATCGGCGCCGTCTGGGCCTCGGTCGGCGCGGACCACGGGCCGGACGCGGCGGCGGCCCGGCTCGCCCCGCTGGCGCCGAAGGTGCTCATCGCCGTCGACGGTTACCGTCACGCCGGTGTCGACCGGGACCGCGGGCCGGCCGTGGCGGCACTGCGGGAGGCGGTCGGCCCCGCGCACACGGTCCTCGTGCCCCGGCTGCGCCCGACGGTGCCGCCGGACTGTCTCGACTGGCGGGAGCTGACCGCGGGCGAGGCCGCCCTGGAACCCGTGGCCGTGCCGTTCGACCACCCGCTGTGGGTGCTGTTCTCCTCCGGCACCACCGGCGCCCCCAAGGGCCTCGTGCACAGCCACGGCGGCGTCCAGCTGGAGATGTACAAGACCCTGAAGCTGCACTGGGACCTCGGCCCCGGCAGCCGGGTGCTGTGGGCGACCTCCCCGAGCTGGGTGATCTGGAACCTGCTGGTCTCCGCGCCGCTGGTGGGGGCCACCGCCGTGCTGTACGAGGGCAGCCCGACGTTCCCGGACACCGCGGGACTGTGGCGGGCCGCCTCCGCGCACCGGGTCACCCACTTCGGGACCAGCCCGGGCTTCCTCGCCGCCTGCGAGCGCGCGGGCATCGTGCCGGGCCGGCTGTGCGACCTGTCCGCCCTGCGGCAGATCATCGCGACCGGCTCGCCCGTCCCGGCCTCGGCCCACGCGTGGGTCACCGCCCGCGTCGGACGCCATGTGCCCCTCGTCGTGATCAGCGGCGGCACCGACGTCGTGGGCGCCCTCGTCGGCGGTGCGCCGACCGTACCCGTGGTCCCCGGGGAGATCTCGGCGCCCTGCCTGGGCGTCGCCGTCGAGGCGTGGGACCCGCACGGGCGGCGCCTGGTGAACGAGATGGGGGAACTCGTCGTGACCCGCCCGATGCCCAGCATGCCCGTCGCACTGTGGGGCGACGACTCCGGGGAGCGGCACCGGCAGGCGTACTTCGCCCCCTACCCCGGCACCTGGCGGCACGGCGACTGGATCACGCGCACCGAGCGGAACACGGTCGTGGTCCACGGCCGGTCCGACGCCACCCTCAACCGCAACGGCGTCCGGATGGGCAGCGCGGACATCTACGCGGCCGTCGAGGACCTGCCGGAGATCCTCGAAGCGCTCGTCGTCGGAGCCGAACTGCCCGACGGCGGCTACTGGATGCCCCTCTTCGTCGCTCTCCGCGAGGGCGCCGAACTCGACGACGGCCTGCGCGACCGCGTCCGCCGGGCGATCCGGCGCCGGGCCTCGCCGCGCCACGTGCCCGACGAGATCCTCGCGGTGCCGGCCGTCCCGCACACCAGGACCGGCAAGAAACTGGAGGTCCCGGTCAAACGGATCCTCATGGGCGCCGACCCCGGCACCGTCGTCGCCCCCGCCGCCGTGGACGACCCGGAGGCGCTGGAGTTCTTCGTGCGGCTGGCGGAGCACCGGGCGCCACGCGGGTGA